The Dendropsophus ebraccatus isolate aDenEbr1 chromosome 2, aDenEbr1.pat, whole genome shotgun sequence DNA segment gtgtgtactatgtgtagatgctgatctcctgcccagtatatgtgtgtactatgtgtagagACTGAGCTCCtgcccagtatatgtgtgtactatgtgtagaggctgatctcctgcccagtatatgtgtgtactgtgtgtagatgctgatctcctgcccagtatatgtgtgtactatgtgtagatgctgatctcctgcccagtatatgtgtgtactatgtgtagagACTGATCTCCTGtccagtatatgtgtgtacaatGTGTAGAGACTGATCTCCtgcccagtatatgtgtgtactatgtgtacatgctgatctcctgcccagtatatgtgtgtactatgtgtagagactgatctcctgcccagtatatgtgtgtactatgtgtagagGCTGATCttctgcccagtatatatgtgtactatgtgtagagACTGATCacctgcccagtatatatgtgtactatgtgtagagactgatctcctgcccagtatatatgtgtattatgtgtagaGACTGATCTCCTGCCCAatatatgtgtgtactgtgtgtagatGCTGATCACCtgcccagtatatgtgtgtactatgtgtagatGCTGATCTCCTGCCCAatatatgtgtgtactgtgtgtagatgctgatctcctgcccagtatatgtgtgtactgtgtgtagatGCTGATCacctgcccagtatatatgtgtacaatGTGTAGAGACTGATCTCCtgcccagtatatgtgtgtactatgtgtagatGCAGATCACCtgcccagtatatgtgtgtactatgtatagagactgatctcctgcccagtatatgtgtgtactatgtgtggaggctgatctcctgcccagtatatgtgtgtactatgtgtggaGGCTGATCTCCTGCCCAGTATATGTGAGTACTATGTGTAGAGACTGATCTCCtgcccagtatatgtgtgtactatgtgtagagGCTGATCttctgcccagtatatatgtgtactatgtgtagagACTGATCACCtgcccagtatatgtgtgtactatgtatagagactgatctcctgcccagtatatatgtgtactgtgtgtagatGCTGATCACCtgcccagtatatgtgtgtactatgtgtagatGCTGATCTCCTGCCCAatatatgtgtgtactgtgtgtagatgctgatctcctgcccagtatatgtgtgtactgtgtgtagatGCTGATCacctgcccagtatatatgtgtacaatGTGTAGAGACTGATCTCCtgcccagtatatgtgtgtactatgtgtagatGCAGATCACCtgcccagtatatgtgtgtactatgtatagagactgatctcctgcccagtatatatgtgtactgtgtgtagatGCTGATCTCCTGCCCAGTATATGTGAGTACTATGTGTGGAGGCTGATCTCCtgcccagtatatgtgtgtactgtgtgtagatGCTGATCTCCTGCCCAGTATATGTGAGTACTATGTGTAGAGACTGAGCTCCtgcccagtatatgtgtgtactgtgtgtagatGCTGATCTCCTGCCCAGTATATGTGAGTACTATGTGTAGATGCTGATCtcctgcccagtatatatgtatactgtgtgtagatGCTGATCTCCTGCCCAGTATATGTGAGTACTATGTGTAGATGCTGATCtcctgcccagtatatatgtatactgtgtgtagatGCTGATCTCCTGCCCAGTATATGTGAGTACTATGTGTGGAGGCTGATCTCCtgcccagtatatgtgtgtactatgtgtggaggctgatctcctgcccagtatatgtgtgtactatgtgtggaggctgatctcctgcccagtatatgtgtgtactatgtgtagaggctgatctcctgcccagtatatgtgtgtactatgtatagaGACTGATCTCCTGCACAGTATATGTGAGTACTATGTGTAGATGCTGATCTCCGTGTCGGTGTTGCTGACCTCCGTGTCGGTGTTGCTGATCTCCGTGTCGGAGTTGCTGATCTCCGTGTCCGTGTTGCTGATCTCCGTGTCGGTGTTGCTGATCTCCGTGTCGGTGTTGCTGATCTCCGTGTCGGTGTGTAGATGCTGATCTCCGTGTCGGTGTTGCTGATCTCCGTGTCCGTGTTGCTGACCTCCGTGTCGGTGTTGCTGATCTCCGTTGCTGCTCTCCCGGCCGCCGTGTGTGGACGCTGCCTTACACAATGTGATAGCTCTGCGCTTGCAATTTAAATGCCTGGGATAGAACGATCCATCACAGGGCTGTGCAGTGAAACTTTATCAAGCCGCGCTGCCATTGGCTGGCGCCGTCACGTGACGCCACTTGACTGTACATTCATCTCGTGTTCTGCTGCTGGCCCTATGGAGGAAGTGAGAAAGTTGGCACACTCACCCTGGACTGTAGAGACAGCGTCAGTCAGTGATAGATGGACTATGCCAGAATGAGCTCCTTCCTGGATTACTCCAGCCTGATGACCGGGGAGCCCCGAGCCTTCCACCCCGATCATGGACTTACAACTTTCCAGTCCTGCGCAGTCACTTCCAATAACTGCAACAACGATGATCGCTTCATGGTCGGAAGGGGGGTACAAATAAGttctcatcatcaccatcatcctcctcctcctcaccaaccTGGAGCCTTCCAGAGCCACAGCAGCCTGGGCATGTCATACTCCCACCCCAGCTGTGCTGCAGGTTATGGCATCCAGAACTTCAGCTCCAGCTATTCCCACTTCCCTATAAATCAGGAGGGAGATGTCAGTCCAGGCTTTCCCAGCGCTGTGTACACTGGCAGTATTGCATCTAGTGTTGTCCAgcaccatcagcagcagcagcagcagagctaTGTGGATGGCCCAGGGTCAGCTCACTACATCCACCATAGCTATGGACCAGAGCAGCAGAACCTGTCCATTGCAGGTTACAATAGCAATGTGAACAGTCTCCACCTGAACCACCAGGAAGTGTGTCGCTCACCTTCAGCTGAAGCTTCTCCTCCAACACAGACCTTTGACTGGATGAAAGTTAAGCGAAACCCTCCTAAAACAGGTAAGCTGCTCCACATGGGCACAATGTATCCAGACCTAATGCATGCTGAATGCCTACAGTTTATAAAGTATATGCACTTATGGAATGACAGCAATACATAATAGAACTCTGATAATAAATgtgttgctaaggggttaaatgtttgcATTCTTCCAACCATCATCTAATCCATTCCTTGTGCATTACAGGTAAAGCTGGAGAGTATGGCTATGCAGGTCAACCCAACACTGTCAGAACCAATTTTACCACCAAACAGCTGACAGAATTAGAGAAGGAATTCCATTTCAACAAGTATCTGACCAGAGCCCGAAGGGTGGAGATAGCAGCTGCCTTACAGCTTAATGAAACCCAGGTGAAAATCTGGTTCCAGAACAGGAGGATGAAAcagaagaagagggagaaagaaGGTCTTCTGCCTATCTCCCCCTCAGCCAGCACAGGGAGTGATGAGAAGTCAGAGGAGATGTCAGATAAGTCAAGTCCCTCACCCTGTGTTCCATCTCCTGCTTCTTCTTCTACCTCAGACCACCTCAACTCCTCCAACTAAGCCCCCAACTGCTGCCAGTGACTGCACAACCCTGGTTCTATGTATGTGAAGTTGCCACTTGGCATCAACCTTTTGTTTGCACAAAGTCTTCTCCAACCATTTGAGCTAATGAACCAAAGATGACTGTGTTCTCAGTATTGGCATGGACTCTAATGAATGCCAGGTATGAGCCCCTGGTTGAATCACTGGAGATCTGAATTGTCTGTTTACCTGCTTGGTACTATCTGGGTACTAGAAACTCTTGAAAAGTGATGCACTATAGAGAAACCAAAGAAGTTTACATAATGGAAAGACTTATTAATTTAAAGGTGTTTTCTTGTTTATGTGTCAGATTGTAAATATTTCTATcaatggattttttttgtttgtttgtgactGGGGGAGATCAGGTTATTACCGCACACAATGAACTGTATTCTTCCCCAAGTTTTCATGACTTGTGTCTGTACAGGTATATTTGTTTATGACTCATTCTCCATTAATTCCTTTAATTgctgtatattatttttttctggccaaatattatgtatattatgtgaTTCCTGTAAGAGTCTGTGCACGATGAATAATGATCGGCTCCATCCGATCTACACTGAGTTTTATCAGTTGTAATTTGTGATTAAATATATTTCCATACAGAAAATGATGGCCATTGGATGTGTGTAATATTCGGGGTACAAGGTGTACAATAAGGGGGTGCTGAACATGAATAAAGTTCATAAAGTGCTATCATTCTGCTACTTTGTGGTTTATAACAGCAACACTGTAGCAAGTCATTATCTCTAAACTAAAGAGGAGTCCTTAGGGTTGCAGAAAGTTTCTATCTGTACAGATTCTCTTCAAGTAACACCTAGGGGAACATCTTGGGTCAAGAACTGGTGAACTTTTCACCTTAAGTTGAATGCTGACATGTGTAAACAGAGAAGACTGACAAAAATGTACAGCCTGTCTTCAGCCAGTCTTTCCTCACATCAAACCATATAAACATAAGGTCTCACATGGATTCCTCATTTAAAGGGTCATTTTAGTTGATGCAATatattttttagttatttatttacccCTGGACCATGAGGCTGCTGCTTGTAAGTCCCATACACTTCATATATACCCACTATAGTAGGGAAGCACTTTACAATATGCAAAAAGTAACAAAACTTGTAGTGGCTGCTGCTAACTTCAAAGCAAATCTGAGTGCAGCTTCTTGTTTCTTCTTTTGTTAGTAGCAGCTAGAGTCTTGGTAAAGCAGATGtctttattctgtactgtactttAATGTGTTAAATATCATTACCATAACAACAAACTGGTTCTCCTATCTGAAATCATATCTAAAGGGAGCACTTGTGCTGCACAggaggcttaaagggaaacttcaaAGGAAGCTATAATTTAACCTGTAAGAAGCTATTCAGTGCATGGTAATGATGGCAAAGCTTGTACCTTGTAAGTCCAGAACTAGAACATGGGAAAAAACACAACACATCACAAAGCAGGAGGTCACTGAAAGGACGAACATTGTATTACATAACGGATTTCCTACAGGGATTGGGTCACTCCACATTACATTACCGGGGCAAATCCTTCAGGAACATCAACGACTGGGCTAAAACTTTCAGGGTCATCAATAATTCTCaacgtcattataaaataatatcGATAACAACACTATTGATATTAGTA contains these protein-coding regions:
- the HOXA1 gene encoding homeobox protein Hox-A1, with product MDYARMSSFLDYSSLMTGEPRAFHPDHGLTTFQSCAVTSNNCNNDDRFMVGRGVQISSHHHHHPPPPHQPGAFQSHSSLGMSYSHPSCAAGYGIQNFSSSYSHFPINQEGDVSPGFPSAVYTGSIASSVVQHHQQQQQQSYVDGPGSAHYIHHSYGPEQQNLSIAGYNSNVNSLHLNHQEVCRSPSAEASPPTQTFDWMKVKRNPPKTGKAGEYGYAGQPNTVRTNFTTKQLTELEKEFHFNKYLTRARRVEIAAALQLNETQVKIWFQNRRMKQKKREKEGLLPISPSASTGSDEKSEEMSDKSSPSPCVPSPASSSTSDHLNSSN